One window of Nostoc sp. C052 genomic DNA carries:
- a CDS encoding bifunctional 2-polyprenyl-6-hydroxyphenol methylase/3-demethylubiquinol 3-O-methyltransferase UbiG, producing the protein MTDEESLRPQELFNEQWKVYQKLLNENFMKHRDIYNILHNFLVNYFPQAFKMLDFGCGDASFTAQALLNTNIAAYKGVDLSTQALEIARENMAIIPCKSTFIQGDFSQLDSELINPHIQEDKFDVILISFALHHFQLEQKEDFISQLKHLLKAGGVFILIDVFRREEEDRETYLTRYRDNLAKYCSTLTAQDYSMIENHISLYDFPETQQTLYEISQKQGFNKFECLYRDDNFDASRLLCIYK; encoded by the coding sequence ATGACTGATGAGGAATCCTTGCGCCCTCAAGAGTTATTCAACGAACAATGGAAAGTTTATCAGAAGTTACTCAATGAAAATTTCATGAAACATCGTGATATTTACAACATCTTGCACAACTTCTTAGTTAATTACTTTCCACAAGCCTTTAAAATGCTTGACTTTGGCTGTGGCGATGCCAGCTTCACTGCTCAAGCTTTATTAAACACCAATATTGCTGCTTATAAAGGTGTAGACCTTTCCACGCAAGCATTAGAAATTGCTAGAGAAAATATGGCCATAATTCCATGCAAATCAACCTTTATTCAAGGGGATTTTTCTCAATTAGATTCTGAATTGATTAACCCTCACATTCAAGAGGATAAGTTTGATGTTATTCTCATTTCTTTTGCTCTTCACCACTTCCAACTTGAGCAAAAAGAAGATTTTATTAGTCAACTGAAACACCTTCTTAAAGCTGGTGGTGTTTTTATTCTTATTGATGTTTTTCGTAGAGAAGAAGAAGATCGAGAAACCTATCTTACACGATACCGAGATAATTTAGCGAAATATTGCTCTACACTCACAGCGCAAGACTATTCAATGATTGAAAATCATATTTCCTTATATGATTTTCCAGAAACGCAACAAACTTTATATGAGATATCTCAAAAACAAGGTTTCAATAAGTTTGAATGCCTCTACCGCGACGATAACTTTGATGCCTCAAGATTATTATGCATTTATAAATAA
- a CDS encoding sensor histidine kinase → MNRQIQIYKHPFPSLLYLEWTLLAITALTAVIPPPLRQFRPKPPELSICGVFPELSVCSILPELSIYSLIIFALMGLRLPRSNQINKVIYITVEILLILTTGLFGERFARLFPFLYIILVTRSCLIFQLPGRLFVTTLSFSLFLLTTQLKYQLFNFQASPQAQERYRFLILNSSLVFGLSLVFVLLMMNAVLSERHSREKLAIANEKLRQYAMRIENQATLEERNRIAREIHDSLGHSLTALNLQLETALKLWQSNPGKAETFLATAKELGSKALKDVRQSVSTMRSNPLQEQSLERAIASLSENFYRSNGILPIYQINLEYSLPPEINTAIYRITQESLTNISKYADATEVKLELTTTKGNLRLIIQDNGKGFHLGQNTTGFGLHSMRDRTLALGGNFNINSALGSGCKITVNIPLARLT, encoded by the coding sequence ATGAATCGTCAAATTCAAATTTATAAACATCCTTTCCCGTCTCTGCTTTATCTGGAGTGGACACTATTAGCGATCACTGCATTGACAGCAGTTATACCACCTCCATTACGGCAATTTCGTCCCAAGCCTCCAGAACTATCGATTTGTGGTGTATTTCCCGAATTGTCAGTTTGTAGCATATTACCAGAATTATCAATTTATAGTCTGATTATTTTTGCATTAATGGGCTTAAGATTACCCAGGAGTAACCAGATAAATAAGGTTATCTACATAACTGTTGAAATTTTATTGATTTTAACAACTGGACTTTTTGGTGAAAGGTTTGCTCGGCTTTTTCCTTTTTTATATATAATTTTAGTTACTCGCAGTTGTCTAATTTTTCAGTTGCCTGGGCGTTTATTCGTTACAACTTTATCGTTTAGCTTATTTCTTTTGACGACACAACTCAAATACCAGTTATTCAATTTTCAAGCATCACCACAAGCACAAGAACGATATCGATTTTTGATTTTGAATTCGTCGCTGGTATTTGGCTTAAGCTTGGTTTTTGTTTTGTTAATGATGAATGCAGTTTTATCTGAACGACATAGTCGAGAAAAGTTGGCGATCGCGAATGAAAAGCTCCGTCAATATGCGATGCGAATTGAGAATCAAGCTACTTTAGAAGAGCGTAATCGAATTGCTCGTGAAATTCATGATTCATTAGGACATTCTCTAACTGCTTTAAATCTGCAATTAGAAACTGCTTTAAAACTATGGCAATCTAACCCAGGTAAGGCTGAAACATTTCTCGCAACCGCAAAAGAATTAGGTTCAAAAGCACTAAAAGATGTTCGCCAATCTGTTTCTACTATGCGTTCTAATCCCTTACAAGAGCAATCTTTAGAACGCGCGATCGCTAGTCTTTCAGAAAATTTTTATCGCTCAAACGGGATTTTACCAATTTACCAAATTAACCTGGAATATTCTCTACCACCTGAAATCAATACCGCTATTTACCGGATTACTCAAGAATCTTTGACAAATATATCTAAATATGCAGATGCGACAGAGGTTAAATTGGAACTTACGACGACAAAAGGCAATTTGCGATTGATAATTCAGGATAATGGTAAAGGTTTTCATTTAGGGCAAAATACTACTGGTTTTGGACTTCATAGTATGCGCGATCGCACTCTAGCACTTGGAGGTAACTTTAATATTAATAGCGCTCTTGGTTCGGGTTGTAAAATTACAGTTAATATTCCATTAGCAAGGTTGACATAA
- the speA gene encoding biosynthetic arginine decarboxylase has translation MGVESTATSDEVVLPANGQKFEVKNHKHKKLLPPSPTTTGDLPRSWKIEDSEALYRIEGWGQPYFSISAAGHVTVAPKGDRGGSLDLFELVNAMKQRNLGLPMLIRFSDILEDRIERLNACFAKAIARYNYPGVYRGVFPVKCNQERHLIEDLVRFGKPHQFGLEAGSKPELMIALAVLDTPGALLVCNGYKDREYIETAMLAQRLGQTPIIVLEQIEEVDLVIDANRQLGIKPILGVRAKLSTQGMGRWGASSGDRAKFGLTMPEVIEAVDKLREANLLDSLQLMHFHIGSQISAINVIKDAIQEASRIYVELSMLGADMKYLDVGGGLGVDYDGSQTNFYASKNYNMQNYANDIVAELKDTCAERQIPVPTLISESGRAIASHQSVLIFDVLSTSDVPLDPPEPPQEGESPIINYLWESYQSINQENYQELYHDAAQFKEEAISRFNLGILRLRERAKAERLYWACCQKILTITRQQEYVPDELEDLEKIMASIYYVNMSVFQSAPDCWAIDQLFPIMPIHRLDEEPIRRGILADLTCDSDGKIDRFIDLRDVKSVLELHTHKPGEPYYLGMFLNGAYQEIMGNLHNLFGDTNAVHIQLTPKGYQIEHIVKGDTMSEVVSYVQYDSEDMVENIRQRCEKALEEKRITLAESQRLLQTYEQSLRRYTYLNS, from the coding sequence ATGGGTGTTGAGTCAACTGCTACATCTGACGAAGTGGTACTACCTGCCAATGGACAGAAATTTGAAGTGAAAAATCATAAGCACAAAAAACTGTTACCACCTAGTCCTACTACTACAGGAGATTTACCTCGCTCCTGGAAAATTGAGGATAGCGAAGCCTTGTACCGCATTGAAGGATGGGGACAACCTTATTTTTCCATTAGCGCTGCTGGACACGTTACCGTAGCACCCAAGGGCGATCGCGGGGGATCTCTTGACTTGTTTGAATTGGTCAACGCCATGAAACAGCGCAACTTGGGACTTCCCATGTTGATTCGCTTTTCTGATATTTTGGAAGACCGAATTGAGCGCTTGAACGCTTGTTTTGCCAAAGCGATCGCCCGCTACAACTACCCTGGTGTCTACCGTGGCGTGTTTCCCGTCAAGTGCAATCAAGAGCGGCATTTGATTGAGGATTTAGTCAGATTTGGCAAACCCCATCAATTTGGTTTAGAAGCCGGTTCCAAGCCAGAATTAATGATTGCTCTAGCTGTGTTGGATACACCAGGAGCATTGCTCGTTTGCAACGGCTACAAAGACCGAGAATACATCGAAACGGCAATGTTAGCCCAAAGACTAGGGCAAACACCAATCATCGTCTTAGAACAGATTGAAGAGGTTGATTTGGTAATTGATGCCAATCGCCAGTTAGGTATTAAGCCGATTTTAGGGGTTCGTGCTAAACTCAGTACCCAAGGCATGGGACGTTGGGGAGCCTCTAGTGGCGATCGCGCTAAATTTGGTTTGACAATGCCTGAAGTTATTGAGGCTGTTGACAAGTTACGAGAAGCTAACCTGCTCGATTCTTTGCAGTTGATGCACTTCCATATCGGCTCACAAATCTCTGCTATCAATGTGATTAAAGATGCCATCCAAGAAGCCAGCCGCATTTATGTGGAATTGTCCATGCTGGGGGCGGATATGAAATATCTTGATGTTGGTGGTGGCTTGGGCGTAGATTACGATGGCTCCCAAACCAACTTCTATGCATCGAAAAATTACAACATGCAGAACTATGCCAATGACATCGTGGCAGAGTTAAAAGATACCTGTGCCGAACGGCAAATTCCCGTACCAACACTCATTAGTGAAAGTGGACGAGCGATCGCTTCCCATCAGTCGGTGCTAATTTTTGATGTTCTTAGTACTAGTGATGTCCCCCTCGACCCACCAGAACCTCCGCAAGAGGGAGAATCCCCAATTATTAATTATCTTTGGGAAAGCTACCAATCCATCAACCAAGAGAATTACCAAGAGTTGTACCACGACGCTGCACAATTCAAAGAAGAAGCTATTAGCCGCTTCAACTTAGGAATTTTACGCCTCAGAGAACGAGCCAAGGCCGAGCGCCTCTACTGGGCTTGTTGTCAAAAAATTCTTACCATCACTAGACAGCAAGAATACGTACCCGATGAACTGGAAGACCTAGAAAAAATCATGGCTTCCATCTACTACGTTAATATGTCAGTGTTTCAATCAGCACCAGATTGCTGGGCGATCGACCAACTATTCCCGATCATGCCAATCCACCGCTTAGATGAAGAACCAATCCGGCGGGGAATTTTGGCAGACCTCACCTGCGACAGTGATGGTAAAATCGACCGCTTTATTGACCTGCGCGATGTCAAATCGGTTTTAGAATTGCACACCCACAAGCCTGGAGAACCATATTATCTGGGGATGTTCTTGAATGGAGCTTACCAAGAAATCATGGGCAATTTGCACAACCTGTTTGGCGACACCAACGCTGTTCACATCCAATTAACGCCCAAAGGCTATCAGATTGAACACATTGTCAAAGGTGACACCATGAGTGAAGTTGTCAGCTATGTACAGTATGACTCCGAAGATATGGTAGAAAACATTCGCCAGCGTTGTGAGAAAGCATTAGAAGAAAAACGCATCACCCTAGCAGAATCTCAGCGACTACTGCAAACATACGAGCAGAGTCTTAGGAGATATACGTACTTAAATAGTTAG
- a CDS encoding sugar phosphate nucleotidyltransferase, with protein MKAMILAAGKGTRVRPITYTMPKPMMPILQKPVMEFLLELLRHHGFDQILVNVSHLAEEIENYFRDGQRFGVQIAYSFEGKIDDDGKLVGEAIGSAGGMRRIQDFSPFFDDTFVVLCGDALIDLDLTAAVKWHKEKGAIATIITKSVPKEEVSSYGVVVTDEEGRVKAFQEKPSTEEALSTNINTGIYIFEPEVFNYIPSGVEYDIGSQLFPNLVDIKAPFYAIPMDFEWVDIGKVPDYWRAIRGVLLGEIKNVQIPGHEVAPGIYTGLNVAVNWDKVDITGPVYIGGMTRIEDGAKIVGPAMIGPNCWICSGATVENSVIFEWSRLGPGVRLVDKLVFGRYCVDKTGAAIDVQAAALDWLITDARQTVPSHTPLERQAIEELLGTNVN; from the coding sequence ATGAAAGCGATGATTCTGGCAGCTGGCAAGGGTACTCGCGTGCGTCCGATTACGTACACTATGCCCAAACCGATGATGCCCATCCTGCAAAAGCCAGTGATGGAGTTCTTGCTGGAACTGTTACGCCATCATGGATTTGACCAGATTTTGGTCAATGTTAGTCATTTGGCTGAGGAAATTGAAAACTATTTCCGTGACGGTCAGCGGTTTGGCGTGCAGATTGCCTATTCCTTTGAAGGGAAAATTGATGACGACGGTAAACTAGTGGGCGAAGCCATAGGTTCAGCTGGAGGGATGCGACGCATCCAAGATTTCTCACCCTTTTTTGATGATACCTTTGTGGTATTGTGCGGTGATGCTTTGATTGATTTGGATTTAACTGCGGCTGTTAAATGGCATAAAGAAAAAGGTGCGATCGCTACTATTATCACGAAATCTGTCCCCAAAGAAGAAGTTTCTAGCTATGGTGTGGTTGTAACTGACGAAGAAGGCCGGGTCAAAGCTTTCCAAGAAAAACCTTCAACTGAAGAAGCCCTTAGCACCAACATCAACACAGGTATTTATATCTTTGAGCCAGAAGTTTTTAACTATATACCCTCTGGTGTCGAATATGACATTGGTAGCCAATTGTTTCCCAATTTGGTAGACATCAAAGCACCCTTCTACGCCATACCTATGGACTTTGAATGGGTAGATATTGGTAAAGTCCCAGACTATTGGCGGGCGATTCGCGGTGTGCTGCTGGGTGAAATCAAAAATGTGCAAATCCCCGGTCATGAAGTCGCCCCTGGCATCTACACTGGCTTAAATGTCGCCGTAAATTGGGACAAAGTAGATATCACCGGCCCCGTTTACATTGGCGGTATGACAAGAATCGAAGACGGAGCTAAAATTGTCGGGCCAGCGATGATTGGCCCCAATTGTTGGATATGTAGTGGCGCAACAGTAGAAAACAGCGTGATTTTTGAATGGTCGCGACTAGGCCCCGGAGTCCGGTTAGTCGATAAGCTAGTATTTGGACGTTATTGCGTAGATAAAACTGGCGCTGCGATCGATGTTCAAGCCGCTGCTTTAGACTGGCTGATTACCGATGCCCGTCAAACAGTACCATCACATACTCCTCTTGAGCGACAAGCAATAGAGGAATTGTTGGGGACAAATGTAAATTAA
- a CDS encoding segregation/condensation protein A, with the protein MEASELLETITFLIYQAEQGEIDPWDVQVIEVIDRYLELMAPGAITRGYEADLSQSGQAFLSASMLVLFKANTLMQLSTIGDAQDGVEDDALLEGEDGVSHQGHRLPLERQLRRRPAAMPPPKRRVTLQELIEQLQIMANQLKLVEKVSKPIRPRRQPSVQSMREALELAHQENLTEVAGELEQVLRLSARDLSLEQNWLNLEQLVELWTQTKLLNQNGSGHESKQSQLVGVFWALLLLSAQSKVELFQEEFYHEIKIRLLKPLEHPMN; encoded by the coding sequence ATGGAAGCTTCCGAGCTATTAGAAACAATCACATTCTTGATTTACCAAGCCGAGCAGGGGGAAATTGATCCTTGGGATGTCCAAGTGATTGAGGTGATTGACCGTTACTTAGAACTGATGGCACCGGGGGCAATAACAAGAGGCTACGAAGCGGACTTGTCTCAATCTGGACAGGCTTTTTTATCAGCGTCAATGCTGGTATTATTCAAAGCCAACACCTTGATGCAATTGTCAACTATAGGAGATGCACAAGATGGTGTAGAAGATGATGCCCTATTGGAAGGTGAAGACGGTGTATCACATCAAGGTCATCGTCTGCCATTAGAACGGCAATTGCGTCGTCGTCCAGCGGCAATGCCGCCACCAAAGCGTCGGGTGACTCTGCAAGAGTTAATTGAGCAATTGCAGATCATGGCTAACCAACTGAAACTGGTAGAAAAAGTCAGTAAACCTATCCGTCCCAGGCGTCAGCCTAGCGTCCAAAGTATGCGGGAGGCGCTGGAGTTAGCTCACCAGGAAAATCTGACAGAAGTCGCTGGAGAGCTAGAGCAGGTGTTGAGACTGTCAGCAAGAGACCTAAGTTTAGAACAAAATTGGTTGAATTTAGAACAACTTGTAGAATTGTGGACTCAGACAAAGCTTCTCAACCAAAATGGGTCTGGACATGAGTCTAAACAAAGTCAACTAGTTGGTGTTTTTTGGGCACTACTACTACTCTCGGCTCAATCGAAAGTAGAGCTATTTCAAGAGGAGTTTTACCATGAGATTAAAATTCGCTTACTTAAACCCCTTGAACACCCAATGAACTAA
- a CDS encoding Coq4 family protein, producing the protein MMQPLTASPNPAPRLQQVLDILDRIAKAQGRDVPQIVEIEKLRFLSTGTFGRTWADFLTAHNLKPFTTGSRRKQLHDGVHVLTGYDTDFIGEAEVQAFLLGTKFSITNLMLGLGLLRVIHKNRNYRQQFTSEKLWQAYQRGCHSHFDPDTWQPELLWHLPLADVQALFSIVKN; encoded by the coding sequence ATGATGCAACCACTGACTGCTTCCCCAAATCCCGCTCCTCGTCTGCAACAAGTTTTAGATATACTCGATCGCATCGCTAAAGCACAGGGGCGAGATGTTCCCCAAATTGTAGAAATAGAGAAATTGCGTTTCCTCTCTACTGGCACTTTTGGCAGAACTTGGGCAGACTTCCTCACTGCACACAATTTAAAACCCTTTACTACAGGTAGCCGCCGTAAACAACTCCATGATGGGGTTCACGTCCTTACAGGCTATGACACAGACTTCATTGGTGAAGCAGAAGTACAGGCATTTTTATTAGGAACCAAATTTAGCATAACTAACTTGATGCTAGGGCTAGGACTGTTGCGAGTTATTCATAAAAACCGAAATTATCGACAACAATTTACCTCGGAAAAACTTTGGCAAGCATACCAACGCGGTTGTCACTCCCACTTTGACCCAGATACTTGGCAACCAGAATTACTCTGGCACTTACCCTTGGCTGATGTCCAGGCATTGTTTTCCATAGTCAAAAATTAA
- a CDS encoding response regulator transcription factor, with protein sequence MIKVLLVDDQSLIRQGLRALLELEPDLEIVGEAENGEQAIDLVAKFQPDVILLDIRMPIMDGVAATREIQKRFPTSKILVLTTFDDDEYVSAALKHGAMGYLLKDTPSEELAVAIRAVHKGYTHLGPGIVKKLLTQFSHPALIQSPPVPSSLAELTPREKEVLRLIATGASNREIAQELYISEGTVKNHVTNILNRLNLRDRTQAAIWANTYLSYLNEPN encoded by the coding sequence ATGATTAAAGTATTACTGGTAGATGACCAAAGTTTAATTCGTCAAGGATTAAGAGCGTTATTGGAACTAGAACCAGATTTAGAGATAGTTGGAGAAGCAGAAAACGGTGAACAGGCGATTGATTTGGTTGCGAAATTTCAGCCAGATGTCATCTTACTAGATATCAGAATGCCAATTATGGATGGAGTTGCAGCCACGCGAGAGATTCAAAAACGTTTTCCCACAAGTAAGATTTTAGTACTGACAACTTTTGATGATGATGAATATGTGTCAGCAGCTTTGAAACATGGAGCAATGGGTTATTTATTGAAAGATACACCATCAGAAGAATTAGCTGTTGCTATTCGTGCTGTTCATAAAGGATATACTCACTTAGGCCCAGGTATAGTTAAAAAGCTGTTAACTCAATTTTCTCATCCTGCACTAATCCAGTCCCCGCCTGTACCATCTAGTTTAGCTGAACTTACTCCTAGAGAAAAAGAGGTTTTACGGTTAATTGCAACAGGCGCTAGTAACCGAGAAATTGCTCAGGAACTCTACATTTCTGAGGGGACGGTGAAAAATCATGTGACAAATATTTTAAACAGATTGAATTTGCGCGATCGCACCCAAGCTGCTATTTGGGCAAATACCTATTTATCCTATTTAAATGAGCCAAATTAA
- the psb34 gene encoding photosystem II assembly protein Psb34, with protein MYTTINEDGILNNYAAEPQMYYAEYPAIWEQRRYVLQGLFATLIVTTLVLVGLNVS; from the coding sequence ATGTACACCACCATTAACGAAGACGGCATCCTCAACAACTACGCAGCTGAACCCCAGATGTACTACGCTGAGTACCCAGCAATTTGGGAACAACGTAGATACGTTTTACAAGGTCTTTTTGCCACTTTAATCGTCACCACTTTAGTTTTGGTTGGTTTGAACGTTAGCTAG
- a CDS encoding Spy/CpxP family protein refolding chaperone, giving the protein MKLKVLSLVAGAIALTLTATSFAVHAQTASPSTILLAQTPQKERGPWKDLGLTDAQKTQIQTIRRDSRTKIEAVFTPEQKAKLEAAKQARRAEWEARKAQGQTGQGQRQPGQHHGRKKGDFADLNLSEIQKNQIKQIRESEKQQIQAVFTPEQLQKIQQLRQNRQQRNPG; this is encoded by the coding sequence ATGAAACTCAAAGTATTATCGCTAGTTGCTGGAGCGATCGCCTTAACTTTAACTGCAACCTCCTTTGCTGTTCACGCCCAAACAGCCTCTCCTTCAACCATCTTACTTGCACAAACTCCCCAAAAAGAAAGAGGCCCTTGGAAAGACTTAGGTCTAACAGATGCCCAAAAAACCCAAATTCAGACAATTCGCCGTGATAGCCGCACCAAAATTGAAGCAGTTTTCACCCCAGAACAAAAAGCAAAATTAGAGGCAGCGAAACAAGCACGTCGGGCTGAGTGGGAAGCACGTAAAGCTCAAGGGCAAACAGGTCAAGGTCAACGGCAACCAGGACAGCATCATGGTCGCAAAAAAGGTGATTTTGCTGACTTAAATCTGAGTGAAATACAGAAAAACCAAATCAAACAAATCCGCGAGTCTGAAAAACAACAAATTCAAGCAGTCTTCACCCCCGAACAACTGCAAAAAATACAGCAACTCCGTCAAAATCGTCAACAAAGAAATCCTGGATAA
- a CDS encoding O-acetyl-ADP-ribose deacetylase, which translates to MLNCFMEVILGDITKLEVDAIVNAANTSLLGGSGVDGAIHKASGSDLVDECKSLRGCKIGDAKLTKGYRLPANFIIHTVGPVWRGGNYGEPELLAQCYYKCMQIAADKEFNSLAFPCISTGIYKYPKALAAEVAVKICDEQLQKNGRPQRIIFCCYDSENYEIYTNILGLTH; encoded by the coding sequence ATGCTTAATTGTTTTATGGAAGTGATTTTGGGTGATATCACAAAACTAGAAGTTGATGCCATCGTCAATGCTGCAAATACTAGTCTACTTGGTGGTAGCGGCGTAGATGGAGCGATACACAAGGCATCTGGATCAGACCTAGTTGATGAGTGTAAGTCACTTAGAGGATGTAAGATTGGCGATGCTAAACTAACCAAAGGATATCGCTTACCCGCAAACTTCATCATTCATACCGTAGGCCCTGTATGGCGAGGAGGTAATTACGGAGAACCTGAACTTCTAGCCCAATGTTACTATAAATGTATGCAAATTGCCGCAGATAAAGAGTTTAATAGTTTGGCATTTCCTTGCATTAGTACTGGGATTTATAAATATCCTAAAGCTTTAGCGGCTGAGGTAGCAGTGAAAATATGCGATGAACAGCTACAAAAAAATGGTCGTCCACAAAGAATAATTTTTTGCTGCTATGACTCAGAAAACTATGAGATATATACGAATATATTAGGACTTACACATTGA
- the fghA gene encoding S-formylglutathione hydrolase has protein sequence MPNLDLISEYKSFGGKLGFYSHHSSTCNGEMRFTIYQPPQATQNPVPILYFLSGLTCTEENFMAKAGVHRLAAEYGLILVAPDTSPRNTGIVGEDDDWDFGTGAGFYVDATEEPWRQHYQMYSYVVQELPALITANFPIQPEKQGIFGHSMGGHGALVCALRNPELYKSVSAFAPITAPMRCPWGQKAFSGYLGSNQESWRAYDASELVKQVGYHSLILIDQGTADKFLAEQLLPEVFEQACADVNQPLNLRYQEGYDHSYYFIASFIEDHIRHHAIALGTSK, from the coding sequence ATGCCTAACCTCGATCTCATTTCAGAATATAAAAGCTTTGGTGGCAAACTCGGTTTTTACAGTCATCACTCCTCCACCTGTAACGGTGAAATGCGCTTTACCATCTATCAACCGCCACAAGCAACTCAAAATCCTGTGCCGATTCTCTATTTTCTCTCTGGTTTAACTTGCACGGAAGAGAATTTTATGGCGAAGGCAGGAGTACATCGCTTGGCGGCTGAATATGGTTTGATATTGGTTGCACCAGATACTAGTCCGCGTAATACTGGCATTGTAGGTGAGGATGATGACTGGGACTTTGGCACTGGTGCAGGCTTTTATGTTGATGCTACAGAAGAACCGTGGCGTCAACACTACCAAATGTATAGTTATGTCGTCCAGGAATTACCTGCTTTAATTACCGCCAACTTTCCTATCCAACCTGAAAAACAAGGTATTTTCGGTCATTCGATGGGGGGACATGGGGCGCTAGTTTGTGCGTTGAGAAACCCAGAACTCTATAAATCAGTATCAGCTTTTGCACCAATCACTGCACCTATGCGTTGTCCTTGGGGTCAAAAGGCTTTCAGTGGTTATCTTGGTAGCAATCAAGAAAGTTGGCGTGCTTATGATGCTAGTGAACTAGTTAAGCAAGTAGGCTATCACAGTCTAATTCTCATTGACCAGGGGACTGCTGATAAATTTTTAGCTGAACAATTACTGCCAGAGGTATTTGAACAAGCTTGTGCAGATGTTAACCAGCCGCTAAACTTGCGTTACCAAGAAGGCTATGACCACAGTTATTATTTCATCGCCAGTTTTATTGAAGATCATATCCGCCACCATGCGATCGCTTTAGGGACTTCCAAATAA
- a CDS encoding ion transporter, with protein MLLSRQETEFYLKDLETPIGKVINLTLASLVLISSGIFVAETYNIPDYMRFELNVADTAIVIIFAVEYLLRLWSAENKIKYVFSFYSIIDLMAILPFFLGMVDISFIRLLRWFRILRLIRFIDRKFLFASISTEDGMIFARILFTLFAIVFIYSGLIYQVEHPVNPQNYGTFLDAFYFSVVTMTTVGFGDVIPISELGRLLTVLMIFTGIALIPWQVGDLIKRVVKTANQVETVCAGCGLTFHDLDAGFCKRCGTKLPSRRVD; from the coding sequence ATGTTACTGAGCAGACAAGAAACAGAGTTTTACTTGAAAGACCTAGAAACACCAATCGGTAAAGTAATTAATTTAACACTTGCCTCTTTGGTGTTAATATCATCAGGAATTTTTGTGGCAGAAACATATAATATTCCTGATTATATGCGGTTTGAGTTAAATGTCGCTGATACTGCGATCGTCATCATCTTTGCGGTGGAATATTTGCTCCGTCTTTGGAGTGCAGAAAATAAAATTAAGTATGTTTTTAGCTTTTATTCAATTATTGATTTAATGGCGATTTTACCATTCTTTCTTGGAATGGTAGATATTAGTTTTATCCGTCTACTAAGATGGTTTCGGATTTTACGATTAATTAGATTTATTGATAGAAAGTTTTTATTCGCCAGTATCAGCACCGAAGATGGCATGATTTTTGCGCGAATATTATTTACATTATTTGCAATTGTTTTTATTTACTCTGGTTTAATTTATCAAGTCGAACATCCAGTTAATCCTCAAAATTACGGTACTTTTTTGGATGCCTTTTATTTCTCAGTTGTCACCATGACAACTGTCGGATTTGGCGATGTGATTCCAATTTCTGAATTAGGACGCTTGCTTACAGTATTGATGATTTTTACAGGAATTGCACTGATTCCTTGGCAAGTGGGAGATTTAATTAAGCGAGTGGTAAAAACTGCTAATCAGGTAGAAACAGTTTGTGCAGGTTGTGGTTTGACTTTCCACGATCTAGATGCTGGGTTTTGTAAAAGATGCGGGACTAAGTTACCTAGTCGCAGGGTTGATTGA
- a CDS encoding nucleoside deaminase gives MNPEYFMRLALAEAKEGDAPYGAVIVKDNEVVAVAHNTVRRDNDPSAHAEINVIRSLTAKLKNPSLEGYSIYTTGEPCPMCATACVWSGLSEIVYGASIQDLISVNQSQINISSEEVISKSFRNIKVTKGVLKNECLELFK, from the coding sequence ATGAATCCAGAATATTTTATGCGTTTAGCTTTGGCAGAAGCAAAAGAAGGCGATGCGCCTTACGGTGCTGTGATTGTTAAAGATAACGAAGTCGTAGCTGTAGCTCATAATACTGTGAGGAGAGACAACGATCCATCAGCCCATGCGGAAATTAACGTCATTCGTAGTTTAACAGCTAAACTTAAAAACCCATCTTTAGAAGGTTATAGCATATATACAACTGGTGAACCTTGTCCGATGTGTGCAACTGCTTGTGTTTGGAGTGGTTTATCAGAAATCGTATATGGTGCTTCAATTCAAGATTTAATAAGTGTAAATCAATCACAAATTAATATATCTTCTGAAGAGGTAATATCCAAGTCATTTAGGAACATCAAAGTTACAAAAGGTGTTTTAAAAAATGAATGCTTGGAGTTATTTAAATAA